The proteins below come from a single Staphylococcus sp. MI 10-1553 genomic window:
- a CDS encoding AbrB/MazE/SpoVT family DNA-binding domain-containing protein, with product MTQTSDNTNKTYEHVFRSDNSLAMRLSNETIQHIGFEIGDTVEVQKINGDLFVTKKETSVEDGIKKFYQNGGKYDESEVNFGKSVGREI from the coding sequence ATGACTCAAACATCCGACAACACAAACAAAACTTATGAACATGTTTTCAGAAGCGACAACAGTCTAGCAATGCGTTTAAGTAACGAAACAATTCAGCACATTGGTTTTGAGATTGGAGATACAGTTGAAGTACAAAAAATAAATGGTGATTTGTTTGTTACTAAAAAAGAAACATCCGTTGAAGATGGCATCAAAAAGTTCTACCAAAATGGTGGCAAATATGACGAATCAGAAGTAAATTTCGGTAAAAGTGTAGGGCGTGAAATATAA
- the hemQ gene encoding hydrogen peroxide-dependent heme synthase, producing MSHAAETLDGWYSLHLFYAIDWASWRLVPQEDRADMIAEFHRLMDRLKQAQSEGQGDQVLYNVTGQKADLLLWILRPEMKDLTEIENEINKLAISDHFIPTYSYVSVVELSNYLAGDSNEDPYENPHVKARLYPELPEKEYICFYPMNKRRNETYNWYMLSMEERKKLMYDHGMIGRKYAGKIKQFITGSVGFDDFEWGVTLFADDVLQFKKIVYEMRFDETTARYGEFGSFFVGHRLDTERFDTLMKIEQ from the coding sequence ATGAGTCATGCAGCAGAGACTTTAGATGGTTGGTATAGTTTACATTTATTTTATGCGATAGATTGGGCATCTTGGCGTTTAGTGCCACAAGAAGATAGAGCAGACATGATTGCTGAGTTTCATCGTTTAATGGATCGTTTGAAACAGGCACAATCAGAGGGACAAGGTGACCAAGTTTTATATAACGTGACAGGTCAAAAAGCAGACTTACTGTTATGGATTTTACGTCCAGAAATGAAAGATTTAACTGAAATTGAAAACGAAATTAATAAGTTAGCCATTTCAGACCATTTCATTCCGACATATTCATACGTATCTGTTGTAGAATTGAGTAACTATCTGGCAGGGGATTCGAATGAAGATCCATACGAAAACCCACATGTGAAAGCAAGATTGTACCCAGAATTACCAGAAAAAGAATACATCTGTTTCTATCCGATGAACAAACGTCGTAATGAGACATACAACTGGTATATGTTATCTATGGAAGAACGTAAAAAATTAATGTACGATCATGGTATGATTGGTCGTAAATATGCAGGTAAAATTAAACAATTCATTACAGGTTCAGTAGGTTTCGATGATTTCGAATGGGGTGTGACGCTATTTGCAGATGACGTGCTCCAATTCAAAAAAATCGTTTATGAAATGCGTTTTGATGAAACGACTGCACGTTACGGTGAATTTGGTAGCTTTTTCGTCGGTCACCGTTTAGATACAGAGCGTTTTGATACATTAATGAAAATTGAACAATAG
- the pta gene encoding phosphate acetyltransferase, translating into MSSLLDVLKDKLSGKNVRIVLPEGEDARVLTAAVDLQASDYVAPIVLGNVDKIKALAAEKSLNIEGLNIIQPDTSDLKATLVEQFVERRKGKATEEQAQSLLNDVNYFGTMLVYAGHADGLVSGAAHSTADTVRPALQIIKTKPGVSKTSGVFFMIKEDQQFIFGDCAINPELAASDLAEIAVESAKTAQSFGMDPRVAMLSFSTKGSAKSDDTEKVTEAVKLAQEKIDAENLSDVIIDGEFQFDAAIVPEVAKKKAPDAKIQGDANVFIFPSLEAGNIGYKIAQRLGGYDAIGPVLQGLNSPVNDLSRGSSTEDVYNLSIITAAQSLQ; encoded by the coding sequence ATGTCTAGTTTATTAGATGTACTTAAAGACAAACTTTCAGGTAAAAATGTGCGTATCGTATTACCAGAAGGAGAAGATGCGCGTGTATTAACAGCAGCTGTCGATTTACAAGCTTCTGACTATGTTGCGCCGATCGTATTAGGGAATGTTGACAAAATTAAAGCACTTGCTGCAGAAAAATCTTTAAATATTGAAGGTTTAAATATCATTCAACCTGATACTAGCGACCTTAAAGCAACACTCGTTGAACAATTTGTAGAGCGTCGTAAAGGGAAGGCGACTGAAGAGCAAGCACAATCTTTATTAAATGATGTGAACTACTTCGGTACAATGCTTGTTTATGCAGGTCATGCAGACGGTTTAGTGAGCGGTGCAGCCCACTCAACAGCAGACACTGTTCGTCCAGCACTTCAAATTATCAAAACAAAACCAGGTGTTTCTAAAACATCAGGTGTTTTCTTCATGATTAAAGAAGACCAACAATTTATTTTTGGTGACTGTGCGATTAACCCTGAATTAGCCGCATCAGACTTAGCTGAAATTGCTGTAGAAAGTGCGAAAACAGCACAAAGCTTCGGCATGGACCCACGCGTGGCGATGTTAAGCTTCTCAACAAAAGGTTCTGCAAAATCAGACGACACTGAAAAAGTCACTGAAGCAGTAAAATTGGCACAAGAAAAAATCGACGCTGAAAACTTATCAGACGTCATTATTGATGGTGAATTTCAATTTGACGCTGCGATTGTACCAGAAGTGGCTAAGAAAAAAGCACCTGATGCAAAAATCCAAGGTGACGCTAACGTATTTATTTTCCCAAGTCTTGAAGCAGGTAACATTGGTTACAAAATTGCTCAACGTTTAGGCGGTTACGATGCCATTGGTCCTGTCCTACAAGGTTTAAACTCACCTGTGAATGACTTATCACGCGGTAGCTCTACAGAAGACGTTTACAACTTATCTATTATTACAGCAGCTCAAAGTCTACAATAA
- a CDS encoding lipoate--protein ligase family protein: MDLAHKYFNGHTWRYVDHSSGLEPMQSFAFDDTFSESVGADLSPSVVRTWVHQHTIILGIHDSRLPYLKDGIQYLTDERGYNAIVRNSGGLGVVLDQGILNISLMFKGKTEVTIDEAFTVMYLLMSKMFEDDFTEIATHEITHSYCPGKFDLSINNQKFAGISQRRVRGGIAVQIYLCVEGSGSERAELMRHFYERALKGETTKFTYPDIHPSSMASLEELLGRPMTVQDVMFKLLYAIKDLGGSLNMDPITPHEWERYEHYYERMLDRNAKMNAKLD, from the coding sequence ATGGATTTAGCACACAAATATTTTAATGGTCACACATGGCGCTATGTGGACCATTCTTCTGGTTTAGAGCCCATGCAGTCTTTCGCATTTGACGACACCTTTTCGGAAAGTGTCGGTGCTGACTTATCTCCTAGTGTTGTGCGGACATGGGTACATCAACATACGATTATTTTAGGCATTCACGATTCACGTTTGCCTTATTTGAAAGATGGCATTCAATATTTAACAGATGAACGTGGTTATAATGCGATTGTGCGTAACTCAGGCGGTCTTGGTGTCGTCCTAGATCAAGGTATTTTAAACATTTCCTTAATGTTCAAAGGGAAAACTGAAGTGACCATTGATGAGGCATTTACGGTCATGTATTTGTTGATGAGTAAAATGTTTGAAGATGACTTTACGGAGATTGCGACACATGAGATTACGCATTCGTATTGTCCAGGCAAATTTGATTTAAGTATCAACAATCAAAAATTTGCCGGTATTTCACAACGCCGTGTTCGTGGCGGGATTGCCGTTCAGATTTACTTATGTGTCGAAGGATCAGGAAGTGAACGTGCGGAATTGATGCGTCACTTTTATGAACGCGCATTGAAAGGTGAAACGACGAAATTCACTTATCCAGACATTCATCCGTCCAGTATGGCGTCATTGGAAGAATTGCTCGGCCGTCCAATGACCGTGCAAGATGTCATGTTTAAATTATTGTATGCGATTAAAGATTTAGGTGGCAGTTTAAATATGGACCCGATTACGCCACACGAATGGGAACGGTATGAGCATTATTATGAACGTATGCTCGATCGTAACGCAAAAATGAATGCAAAATTGGATTAA